In a genomic window of Cryptomeria japonica unplaced genomic scaffold, Sugi_1.0 HiC_scaffold_120, whole genome shotgun sequence:
- the LOC131036351 gene encoding BURP domain-containing protein 16-like, which translates to MATRSTFLLLLLVGVSAIISWLHQVGAVSSNVAELQRQRWRGKLPEVAIPQTLAARLSPLSLTELQSLAAGLKKIDAASFAAHKFCGAAGLICSEDVSFPARAGSNFANPNAELGEIEEHVFFDKEELRESGEMILPDLSPCKYLVSFLPSELAQMMPPFSTANVSQILNLLNISSGSNLSRSMVSTLEMCEARGEEGEVHTCSTSVEGMVEFVVSRLGSDVDLFTDTSVVGSDQRVRVTKVSKRENMVGGKPPVTCHNFAFPYGVSYCHSIKGSEVFDLQLEVVQGNEKVRRNATAVCHYLSNGAGGNQAACHPVFGEMLLWTPKA; encoded by the exons ATGGCGACAAGAAGCACATTTCTGCTACTCCTGCTGGTTGGAGTTAGC GCAATTATTTCATGGCTCCATCAGGTCGGTGCCGTTAGCAGCAACGTTGCTGAGTTGCAGCGTCAGCGGTGGCGAGGGAAGCTTCCAGAAGTCGCTATACCCCAAACCCTCGCGGCCCGTCTCTCCCCTCTTTCTCTAACAGAGCTGCAGAGTTTGGCGGCGGGGCTGAAGAAGATAGACGCTGCTTCTTTCGCTGCCCACAAATTCTGCGGCGCCGCCGGTTTGATATGCAGTGAAGACGTGAGTTTTCCTGCGAGAGCTGGTTCAAATTTTGCGAACCCCAATGCCGAACTTGGGGAGATCGAGGAGCACGTGTTCTTCGACAAAGAGGAGCTGCGGGAGTCGGGAGAAATGATATTACCGGATCTTAGCCCTTGCAAATATTTGGTCTCATTTTTGCCCAGCGAGTTAGCACAGATGATGCCGCCGTTTTCTACTGCAAATGTTTCTCAAATTCTGAATTTGTTGAACATCTCGAGCGGGTCGAATTTGTCCCGCAGCATGGTGAGCACGTTGGAGATGTGCGAGGCAAGGGGTGAAGAAGGAGAAGTGCACACGTGCAGCACCTCCGTTGAAGGCATGGTGGAATTTGTGGTGTCTCGTTTGGGATCTGACGTGGACCTGTTTACTGACACGTCAGTTGTTGGATCCGATCAGCGGGTTAGGGTTACGAAAGTGAGTAAGAGGGAGAATATGGTGGGAGGTAAACCGCCCGTAACGTGTCATAACTTTGCGTTTCCTTACGGGGTGAGTTATTGTCATTCTATCAAGGGAAGTGAGGTATTTGATCTGCAGTTGGAGGTAGTGCAGGGGAATGAGAAGGTTAGGAGGAACGCTACAGCAGTATGTCATTATTTGTCTAATGGAGCGGGAGGAAATCAGGCAGCTTGTCATCCCGTTTTCGGGGAGATGTTGCTTTGGACGCCTAAGGCCTAA